A window of the Vigna angularis cultivar LongXiaoDou No.4 chromosome 3, ASM1680809v1, whole genome shotgun sequence genome harbors these coding sequences:
- the LOC108324482 gene encoding cysteine proteinase mucunain — MATLAGSSRFPSHHALLVVLSLLSLSFCSFALDMSIIDYDEALLQKTYEAWLVKHAKAYNAIGEKERRFLIFKDNWKFVQEHNNGAGNKEFRLGLNKFADLTNEEYRAMFLGTRKKLTSRKSGRYAFRDGETLPAMVDWREKGAVAPVKDQGQCGSCWAFSTVAAVEGINQIVTGNLTTLSEQELVDCDRSYNMGCNGGLMDYAFEFIIQNGGIDTEEDYPYTARDNMCDTNRKSARVVSIDGYEDVPSNDEKSLMKAVANQPVSVAIEAGGREFQLYESGVFTGRCGTELDHGVAVVGYGTENGTDYWIVRNSWGPGWGENGYIKLERNLLNSENGKCGIAMEASYPTKSGTNPPNPGPSPPTPATPSTVCDEYYTCSPGTTCCCLFDYKGFCFGWGCCPIESATCCDDKSSCCPPEFPVCDTLSGSCLLSRDNPFGVKALKREPATCTWTQRKASMKSN; from the exons ATGGCAACCCTTGCCGGAAGCTCGCGTTTCCCTTCCCACCATGCACTTCTCGTCGTGCTCTCTCTACTCTCTCTGTCCTTCTGCTCCTTCGCCCTCGACATGTCCATCATCGACTACGACGAGGCCCTCCTGCAGAAAACGTACGAGGCATGGCTGGTGAAGCACGCCAAGGCCTACAACGCCATTGGTGAGAAGGAGAGAAGGTTCCTCATTTTTAAGGACAATTGGAAGTTCGTTCAGGAGCACAACAATGGGGCGGGGAACAAGGAGTTCAGGCTTGGGTTGAACAAGTTCGCGGATCTCACCAACGAAGAGTACAGGGCCATGTTCTTGGGCACCCGGAAGAAGCTCACGTCGAGGAAGAGTGGTCGCTACGCTTTTCGCGACGGAGAGACGCTGCCTGCCATGGTGGATTGGAGGGAGAAGGGTGCCGTTGCCCCCGTCAAAGATCAGGGCCAGTGTG GGAGTTGCTGGGCATTCTCAACGGTGGCAGCTGTGGAAGGAATCAATCAAATTGTAACTGGCAATCTGACCACTCTATCAGAGCAAGAATTGGTGGACTGTGACAGAAGCTACAACATGGGGTGCAATGGAGGTCTCATGGATTATGCTTTTGAGTTTATAATACAAAATGGTGGCATTGACACAGAAGAGGATTACCCCTATACAGCACGTGATAATATGTGTGATACAAACAGG AAAAGTGCTCGCGTTGTTAGCATTGATGGGTATGAAGATGTCCCAAGCAATGatgagaaatctttgatgaagGCTGTTGCAAATCAACCAGTTAGTGTTGCCATTGAAGCTGGTGGCAGGGAATTTCAACTTTATGAATCG GGTGTTTTCACTGGGCGATGTGGCACAGAGCTAGATCATGGTGTTGCAGTAGTTGGATATGGAACAGAAAACGGTACTGATTACTGGATAGTGAGGAATTCTTGGGGTCCAGGATGGGGTGAAAATGGTTACATTAAGCTAGAGAGAAATTTGTTGAACAGTGAGAATGGTAAGTGTGGTATTGCTATGGAGGCATCCTACCCCACAAAGAGTGGTACCAACCCTCCAAATCCTGGCCCTTCTCCCCCAACTCCTGCAACCCCTTCAACAGTGTGTGATGAATACTACACTTGCTCCCCTGGAACCACATGCTGCTGCCTTTTTGATTATAAAGGTTTCTGCTTTGGATGGGGATGCTGCCCCATTGAGTCTGCAACATGCTGTGATGACAAGTCCAGTTGCTGCCCCCCTGAGTTCCCTGTCTGTGATACCTTGTCTGGTTCTTGCTTATTG AGCCGAGATAACCCATTTGGGGTAAAAGCTTTGAAAAGGGAGCCAGCTACATGTACTTGGACCCAAAGGAAAGCTTCCATGAAGAGTAACTAA
- the LOC108326543 gene encoding glycosyltransferase BC10, producing MLTSPFLLSLTLLLSLPLLLLLSPHLLFSPPDADDLALFRRAAAPHTTSHLSSTPKIAFLFLTNSNLTFSPLWETFFSHSHTHLFNIYIHAHPPIQPPGGPFPRSRFIPSKPTSRASPSLIAAARRLIAAALLHDPLNLYFALISQHCIPLHSLPFTHNYLFKNPTFLHRSFIEILSHDPNLEARYDARPPMLPEVPFSSFRVGSQFFILTRRHARIVVRDRRLWNKFRLPCLTPEPCYPEEHYFPTLLSMEDPNGSTGFTLTRVNWTGSWDGHPHTYTAPEISPELIHRLRRSNSSYVYLFARKFAPECLQPLMEIAHDVIFRD from the coding sequence ATGTTGACATCTCCATTCTTGCTCTCTCTCACCCTCTtactctccctccctctcctcctcctcctctcccCTCACCTCCTCTTCTCACCACCCGACGCCGACGACCTCGCCCTCTTCCGCCGCGCCGCCGCCCCACACACCACCTCCCACCTCTCCTCCACCCCCAAAATCGCCTTCCTCTTCCTCACCAACTCCAACCTCACCTTCTCCCCTCTCTGGGAAACCTTCTTTTCACACTCCCACACCCACCTCTTCAACATCTACATCCACGCCCACCCCCCAATCCAACCGCCCGGCGGCCCCTTCCCCCGCTCCCGCTTCATCCCTTCAAAACCCACCTCCCGTGCCTCCCCATCTCTCATCGCCGCCGCCCGCCGCCTCATCGCCGCCGCACTCCTCCACGACCCCCTCAACCTCTACTTCGCCCTCATCTCCCAGCACTGCATCCCCCTCCACTCCCTCCCCTTCACCCACAACTACCTCTTCAAAAACCCCACCTTTCTCCACCGCAGCTTCATCGAGATCCTCTCCCACGACCCCAACCTCGAAGCGCGCTACGACGCGCGTCCTCCCATGCTCCCCGAAGTCCCCTTCTCCTCCTTCCGCGTCGGCTCCCAGTTCTTCATCCTCACCCGCCGCCACGCGCGCATCGTCGTCCGTGATCGCCGCCTCTGGAACAAGTTCCGCCTCCCCTGCCTCACCCCAGAACCCTGCTACCCCGAAGAACATTACTTCCCCACTCTCCTCTCCATGGAGGATCCGAATGGCTCTACCGGGTTCACCCTCACCCGGGTCAACTGGACCGGCTCCTGGGACGGCCACCCCCATACCTACACCGCGCCGGAGATCTCGCCGGAACTTATCCACCGCCTGAGGCGCTCCAACTCCAGCTATGTTTACCTCTTCGCCAGGAAGTTTGCGCCGGAGTGCCTCCAACCGTTGATGGAAATAGCCCATGACGTCATTTTCCGGGATTGA